In Methanocella paludicola SANAE, the sequence GAGAAGGACCGGCATTGGCCATAAGGGATAGGAAGTGATCATTAATGGTATCAAAGCAAGCTAAGGGTTCGTCAAGGCTGCCCAAGAGAAAGGAAGAGTTCACCTACAGGGGCAACTCCATCGCGGACCTCAAGAAAATGGACTTAAACCAGGTCGCGGCCCTTCTCCCCTCCCGCCAGAGGAGGAAGATCAAGAGGGGCTTCACCGAGGAAGAGCAGAAGATCATCGACGCCATCAAGGCGGGCGAGATGAAGATCAAGACCCACGTCAGGGAAATGATCATTCTCCCGGAGATGATCGGCGTGACCTTCGAGATCCACACCGGCAAGGAGTGGAAGCCCGTCGAGGTCATGCCCGAGATGGTCGGGCACTACATCGGCGAGTTCGCGCTCACTAGAAAGCCCGTGAACCACGGCTCGGCCGGTATCGGTGCCACGAGAGGCAGCAAGTACGTGCCGCTGAAGTAAGGTGATGTGAAATGTCGAAAGTTGAATATTCCGCTAAATTCGACCCCGCCACCACCGCTAAGGCAATGGCGTACGAGCTGAACGTCTCTCCCAAGCACTGCATCGAGATCCTTCGCGAGATCAAGGGCAAGAAGGTCACCACTGTCAAGACCTTCCTCGAGGACGTCATCGAGAAGAAGAAGTCCGTGCCGTTCAAGCGGTTCAACCGGAACGTGGGCCACAAGAGGCACCAGACCGGCTGGGACGCGGGCCGTTACCCGGTCAAGGCATGCGGCGAGATCCTCAAGGTGATCAAGAACGCCGAGGCTAACGCAGAGTACAAGGGCCTCGACACCGAGAACATGCGCATAATTCACGCGGCCTCCAAGAAGGGCCACGTGACGCGCGGCATGATGCCGAGGGCAATGGGCCGGGCCACCGACTGGAACATCGAGACGGTGACCGTGGAAGTAGTATTAGGAGAAGGAGAGGTGCGTTAGATTGGCAGTTGAAAAGAAATTCGTCCAGGACGGCTTCAAGAAGGCCATGATCGACGAGTTCTTCCTCGAGAAGCTCGAGAGGGCTGGCTACGGCGGCATGGACATCAACAGGACCCCCATGGGTACCCAGATCACCATCCGCGCCGAGAAGCCGGGCATGATCATCGGCAAGTCCGGCAAGATGATCCGGAAGTTCACGAAGGACCTGGACGTCAGGTTCAAGATGGACAACCCGCAGATCGACGTGCAGGAAGTCAAGAGGCCCGAGCTCAACGCCCAGATGATGGCCACGAGGCTCGCTAACGCTCTCGAGAGAGGCTGGTACTTCCGTAAGGCAGGCCAGTCCACGCTCCAGAGGATCATGGACTCCGGCGCAATGGGCGTCGAGATCGTGATCGCGGGCAAGCTTACCGGCCCCAGGAAGAGGACCGAGAAGTTCATCGCCGGCTACATCAAGCACTGCGGCAAGCCCGTCGAGGAGTTCGTCGACGTCGGCTACGCCCGTGCAAAGAAGAAGCTCGGCATCATCGGCGTAAAAGTCAGGATCATGCCCCCGGGATCGGTACTTCCGGACCACATCGAAGTGCTCCCCATTAAGAAGGAAGAGGCTAAGCCCGCCACCCCGGCCGTAACGGCCCCGGCAGCAGAGGTCAAGCCCTCCGAGGGAGCGGCGGCGGAGGTCGAGAAGATCATCGCCGAGTCCGAGAAGGCCGAGAAGGCCGAGGCAAAGCCCGCAGAGGAGAAGGCCCGCAGGCCGCCCAGGCGCCAGCAGAAGAAGCCCGCTGCGAGGCCGGCCGCTGAGACGGCCCCGGCCGCGGCAAAGCCCGCTGAGGCGGCGCCCGCCGAGCAGCCCAAAGAAGAACCCAAGAGGGAAGAATAATGGCGATCGTCAGAGCAAAAGAGATACGCGAGATGTCCGACGACCAGGTCGAGAAACAGCTCAAGGACCTGCGCAACGAGCTCCTCAAGGAGCGCGCTATCACGTCGACTGGCGGCGCGCCGGAGAGCCCTGGCAGGATCAGGGAACTAAGGCGCACCATCGCGAGGATCCTCACCATACGCAAGGAGGAGAAGAAGTAAAGTGGCGGTCTGTGACAAGTGCGGGCTCCCCGAAGACCTGTGTGTCTGCGAGGAGATCGTCAAAGAGTCCATGCGCGTGAAGATCACGCTCGACAAGAGGCGATTCGGCAAGTACGCGACGGTCATCCAGGGCCTCGATGGCAGGGACATCGATCTAAAAGAGCTGTCCAGCCTCCTGAAGGCGAAATGCGCCTGCGGGGGCACCATCAAGGATAACGTCATCGAGCTCCAGGGCGACCACAAGGAGAAGGTCAAGGAAATTCTCCAGACGATCGGGTACTCTTCCGGGCTGATCGACGTGAAATGAACACTCATGGAAGCATGCGTCAATGGACCTCGCGCCCGAGAATCTGATATATCATGAGCTCATCGGCCTGCCCGTGGAAGTAGAATCCGCGGGCTACAGGCTGAAGGGCGTCGTGGTGGATGAAACGCGCAACATGCTCGTCATCGGCGTCAACGGGGCCGATAAAAAGGTCCCGAAGAACGCATGCGCCTTCATCTTCACCCTCCCCGACGGGAGGCGTGTAAAGGTCCTCGGCACACTATTACAATCACAACCCGAAAACCGCATTCCAAAAAGAAAAAAGAGAGGGAAGTGACCGGTCTACCGGTTAACCCCAAAGAGGAATTCACATGGAAGGAAAAGTAAAAGACATCGGACTAAATGTCCCGGCACCAGAGTCGGCCTGTACCGACCCGAACTGCCCGTTCCACGGCCACCTGAGCGTCAGGGGCCAGTTACTGGACGGCGTGGTCGTCTC encodes:
- a CDS encoding 30S ribosomal protein S19; amino-acid sequence: MVSKQAKGSSRLPKRKEEFTYRGNSIADLKKMDLNQVAALLPSRQRRKIKRGFTEEEQKIIDAIKAGEMKIKTHVREMIILPEMIGVTFEIHTGKEWKPVEVMPEMVGHYIGEFALTRKPVNHGSAGIGATRGSKYVPLK
- a CDS encoding 50S ribosomal protein L22, with the translated sequence MSKVEYSAKFDPATTAKAMAYELNVSPKHCIEILREIKGKKVTTVKTFLEDVIEKKKSVPFKRFNRNVGHKRHQTGWDAGRYPVKACGEILKVIKNAEANAEYKGLDTENMRIIHAASKKGHVTRGMMPRAMGRATDWNIETVTVEVVLGEGEVR
- a CDS encoding 30S ribosomal protein S3, with protein sequence MAVEKKFVQDGFKKAMIDEFFLEKLERAGYGGMDINRTPMGTQITIRAEKPGMIIGKSGKMIRKFTKDLDVRFKMDNPQIDVQEVKRPELNAQMMATRLANALERGWYFRKAGQSTLQRIMDSGAMGVEIVIAGKLTGPRKRTEKFIAGYIKHCGKPVEEFVDVGYARAKKKLGIIGVKVRIMPPGSVLPDHIEVLPIKKEEAKPATPAVTAPAAEVKPSEGAAAEVEKIIAESEKAEKAEAKPAEEKARRPPRRQQKKPAARPAAETAPAAAKPAEAAPAEQPKEEPKREE
- the rpmC gene encoding 50S ribosomal protein L29, yielding MAIVRAKEIREMSDDQVEKQLKDLRNELLKERAITSTGGAPESPGRIRELRRTIARILTIRKEEKK
- the yciH gene encoding stress response translation initiation inhibitor YciH, whose amino-acid sequence is MAVCDKCGLPEDLCVCEEIVKESMRVKITLDKRRFGKYATVIQGLDGRDIDLKELSSLLKAKCACGGTIKDNVIELQGDHKEKVKEILQTIGYSSGLIDVK
- a CDS encoding ribonuclease P protein component 1; this encodes MDLAPENLIYHELIGLPVEVESAGYRLKGVVVDETRNMLVIGVNGADKKVPKNACAFIFTLPDGRRVKVLGTLLQSQPENRIPKRKKRGK